One Procambarus clarkii isolate CNS0578487 unplaced genomic scaffold, FALCON_Pclarkii_2.0 HiC_scaffold_385, whole genome shotgun sequence genomic window carries:
- the LOC138361446 gene encoding protein RecT-like, translating to MAKKFSIRPIKDIYAKVVREGDVFEEEILAGQQIINFKPISFNNNKIVGAFAVVLYDDGGMEYETMSAEQIESIRENFSKMKNGLMWTKTPEEAYKKTVLRRLVKKIEKDFKTVEAGKTFEESSDMQFKPEKEKVVVPDTFEDVEYAEVQEQPNEPTQEEIENIFGKEQ from the coding sequence ATGGCGAAAAAGTTTTCTATTCGTCCAATCAAAGACATTTATGCCAAAGTTGTAAGAGAAGGTGATGTGTTTGAAGAGGAAATTTTGGCAGGACAACAAATTATCAATTTTAAGCCGATTTCgttcaataataataaaatcgtTGGCGCTTTCGCAGTTGTGCTTTATGATGACGGCGGAATGGAATACGAGACGATGAGTGCGGAGCAAATCGAGTCCATAAGAGAAAACTTCTCTAAAATGAAAAACGGGCTTATGTGGACAAAGACGCCCGAAGAAGCCTATAAAAAAACTGTATTGCGCCGATTAGTCAAAAAGATTGAGAAAGATTTTAAAACAGTTGAAGCTGGCAAAACTTTTGAAGAATCAAGCGACATGCAATTTAAACCCGAAAAAGAAAAGGTTGTTGTGCCTGACACTTTTGAAGACGTCGAATATGCAGAAGTTCAAGAACAACCCAACGAACCTACCCAAGAAGAAATAGAAAACATATTCGGAAAGGAGCAATAA
- the LOC138361447 gene encoding single-stranded DNA-binding protein 2-like — MNHVILIGRLVKDPELRYTPNGQAVVNFMLAVDKGYSKDKKAELQAQGKQTADFIRVVAWNKTAELCGNYLAKGKQCAVTGSMSTGSYKSNSGETHYTTDVVANTVEFLGGASDKPAQNDDYYNPDDFKAIEDDLDIPF, encoded by the coding sequence ATGAACCATGTAATTTTAATAGGGAGATTGGTAAAAGACCCAGAGCTTAGATATACGCCTAATGGTCAAGCGGTAGTTAATTTTATGTTGGCAGTTGATAAAGGTTATAGCAAAGATAAAAAAGCAGAACTCCAAGCACAAGGCAAGCAGACAGCCGACTTTATCAGAGTTGTGGCTTGGAATAAGACCGCCGAGTTGTGCGGGAATTACCTTGCTAAAGGAAAACAATGCGCTGTAACTGGTAGTATGAGCACAGGATCATATAAATCTAACTCTGGCGAGACTCACTACACTACCGACGTTGTGGCTAACACAGTTGAGTTTCTTGGTGGCGCAAGCGACAAGCCAGCGCAGAATGATGATTATTATAACCCAGACGATTTCAAAGCGATTGAAGACGATTTAGATATTCCATTTTAG
- the LOC138361448 gene encoding PBSX phage terminase large subunit-like, translating into MDELGIRHLFKTTVSPLEITYIKTGQKIVFLGCDDPTKVKSIKFEHGYPAIVWFEELDQFTGMEEIRNLNQSLLRGGDKFWAFYSYNPPKSKNNWVNEEMLIDKPNRKVYHSTYLGVPKEWLGELFFIEAEQLKETKEMAYRHEYLGEATGTGGSVFENVIIREITDEEISRMDKFYYGCDFGYSVDPAAWGKFYVHNNKLYILDEIYQVKLTNKMLAEKIKAKGCREVVTFDSSEPKSIQDMREYGINAMGAKKGPDSVEYGMKYLQDFDEIIIDPKRTPNAAKEFIGYEYEMNKDGQFISRYPDKNNHFIDCARYALEWFIINRRGKLDIAR; encoded by the coding sequence ATGGACGAACTTGGAATAAGACATTTATTTAAGACTACGGTTAGCCCGCTTGAAATAACATATATCAAAACAGGTCAAAAGATTGTATTTCTTGGATGTGATGATCCTACAAAAGTTAAATCAATTAAGTTTGAACACGGCTATCCAGCTATTGTATGGTTCGAGGAACTCGATCAGTTCACCGGCATGGAAGAAATACGGAATCTCAACCAATCCCTTTTAAGGGGTGGCGATAAATTCTGGGCGTTTTACTCGTACAACCCACCAAAAAGCAAAAACAACTGGGTGAATGAAGAAATGTTGATAGACAAGCCAAATAGAAAGGTTTATCACTCGACATACCTAGGAGTCCCGAAAGAGTGGCTAGGAGAACTGTTTTTTATAGAGGCTGAACAACTTAAAGAAACTAAAGAAATGGCTTACAGGCACGAATATTTGGGCGAAGCAACAGGTACAGGCGGTAGCGTGTTTGAAAACGTTATTATCAGAGAAATTACAGACGAAGAAATATCAAGAATGGATAAGTTCTACTATGGGTGTGATTTTGGCTACTCGGTGGATCCTGCTGCATGGGGAAaattttatgtacacaataacaaGCTTTATATTTTGGATGAAATATACCAAGTTAAACTTACGAACAAAATGTTAGCAGAAAAAATAAAAGCAAAAGGATGCCGAGAGGTTGTAACGTTTGACTCAAGTGAGCCAAAAAGCATTCAAGACATGCGAGAATACGGCATAAACGCAATGGGCGCTAAAAAAGGTCCAGATAGTGTTGAGTACGGCATGAAATACCTACAAGACTTTGACGAAATAATTATAGACCCAAAACGTACACCGAATGCAGCTAAAGAATTTATTGGATATGAATACGAAATGAATAAAGATGGCCAATTTATAAGTCGATACCCTGATAAAAATAACCACTTCATAGACTGCGCAAGATATGCGCTTGAATGGTTTATTATTAATAGACGTGGCAAACTAGACATAGCGAGGTGA